From the Pseudoalteromonas tunicata genome, one window contains:
- the trpB gene encoding tryptophan synthase subunit beta, whose amino-acid sequence MQNPAYFGEFGGMFVPELLVPALKQLEQEFNLAQKDPAFLAEFQKLLNEYAGRPTPLTLTRNLVTNPHVRLYLKREDLLHGGAHKTNQVLGQALLTKRMGKKEVIAETGAGQHGVATALACALLGLKCRVYMGAKDVERQQPNVFRMKLMGAEVIPVTAGSGTLKDAVNEAMRDWSANYKDAHYLLGTAAGPHPFPTVVREFQKMIGEEAKQQVLKAEGRLPDAVIACVGGGSNAIGMFCDFIDEASVKLIGVEPAGKGLDTDEHGAALCKGTKGILHGAYTYIMQNKDGQIEESYSVSAGLDYPAVGPQHAFLHETGRAQYVGISDDEALEAFQLLARKEGIIPALESSHALAYALKMAEECDKDTILVVNLSGRGDKDLTHVHTVLTAGGKL is encoded by the coding sequence ATGCAAAATCCAGCCTATTTTGGCGAGTTCGGTGGAATGTTTGTTCCTGAACTCCTAGTGCCAGCGCTAAAACAACTTGAGCAAGAGTTTAATCTTGCTCAAAAAGACCCTGCTTTTTTAGCCGAGTTTCAAAAACTCTTAAATGAATATGCAGGTCGTCCTACGCCATTAACGCTAACCCGTAATTTAGTAACAAATCCTCATGTAAGACTGTATTTAAAACGTGAAGATTTACTCCATGGCGGCGCGCACAAAACCAACCAAGTACTTGGTCAAGCCTTGCTTACTAAGCGTATGGGGAAAAAAGAAGTCATCGCAGAAACCGGTGCAGGTCAGCACGGTGTTGCCACAGCTTTAGCGTGCGCACTACTTGGTTTAAAGTGCCGTGTTTACATGGGGGCTAAAGATGTTGAGCGCCAGCAACCTAATGTATTTCGCATGAAACTCATGGGTGCTGAGGTCATTCCGGTTACTGCGGGTTCTGGCACGTTAAAAGATGCCGTCAACGAAGCAATGCGTGATTGGTCTGCCAATTATAAAGATGCGCATTACTTACTAGGTACTGCGGCAGGCCCTCACCCGTTCCCAACCGTGGTGCGTGAATTCCAAAAAATGATTGGTGAAGAAGCCAAGCAACAAGTTCTTAAAGCCGAAGGCCGTTTACCTGACGCTGTTATTGCGTGTGTCGGTGGCGGTTCAAATGCAATTGGCATGTTCTGTGATTTTATCGATGAAGCATCCGTTAAATTAATTGGTGTTGAGCCCGCAGGTAAAGGTCTTGATACTGATGAACATGGCGCAGCGCTCTGTAAAGGCACCAAGGGTATTTTACACGGTGCGTATACCTACATTATGCAAAACAAAGATGGGCAAATTGAAGAGTCTTATTCTGTGTCTGCAGGGCTTGATTACCCTGCAGTTGGCCCGCAGCATGCATTTTTACACGAAACTGGCCGTGCACAATACGTTGGTATTAGTGATGATGAAGCACTTGAAGCGTTCCAATTACTAGCGCGTAAAGAAGGTATTATTCCAGCGCTTGAATCGAGTCATGCGCTTGCCTACGCACTAAAAATGGCAGAGGAATGTGATAAAGACACCATTTTAGTGGTGAATTTAAGTGGCCGTGGTGATAAAGATTTAACCCATGTACATACTGTTTTAACTGCAGGAGGCAAACTATGA
- the trpCF gene encoding bifunctional indole-3-glycerol-phosphate synthase TrpC/phosphoribosylanthranilate isomerase TrpF, whose amino-acid sequence MANVLEKIVADKHLEIAERKIKQPLSSFIDEVKPSQRNFYQALVAPGTHYILECKKASPSKGLIREVFDLNEITGAYKHYATCISVLTDEKYFKGSFAYLKKVSQLVEQPLIGKDFYVDEYQVYFARLHGADAILLMLSVLDDSQYQHLAAVAKSLNMSILTEVSNEEEVHRALALDADIIGINNRNLRDLSTDLATTETLRALIPGNKVVISESGIYTHDDVKRLRGLCNGFLVGSSLMAEANIDLACRRLIYGDNKVCGLTRVDDAHAAFERGAVYGGLIFYKKSPRYVDYDCAQAIVQSTSLKFVGVFVNADLLDVAEHAERLQLAAVQLHGQEDIAYITTLRERLPASCQIWKAISVSDHIPELISGVDRYLFDTHSDNQAGGTGKKFDWSLLAGQSNFMLAGGINAHNINEARIVGALGLDLNSGVELSPGKKCKDKIATLFANLKNE is encoded by the coding sequence ATGGCTAATGTATTAGAAAAAATTGTTGCCGATAAACATCTTGAAATTGCCGAGCGTAAAATAAAACAGCCGCTTTCAAGTTTTATTGATGAGGTAAAACCAAGTCAGCGTAATTTCTACCAAGCACTTGTGGCTCCTGGCACTCACTATATTTTAGAATGTAAAAAAGCCTCGCCATCAAAAGGCTTGATCAGAGAAGTATTCGACTTAAACGAAATTACTGGCGCATATAAACACTACGCCACCTGCATCAGCGTATTAACTGATGAAAAATACTTTAAAGGCAGTTTCGCTTACTTAAAAAAAGTGAGCCAATTGGTCGAGCAACCTTTAATTGGTAAAGATTTTTATGTTGATGAATATCAAGTTTATTTTGCGCGCTTACATGGCGCTGATGCTATTTTATTAATGCTTTCGGTGCTTGATGACAGCCAATATCAACACTTAGCGGCAGTGGCAAAATCGCTCAACATGAGCATTTTGACCGAAGTGAGTAACGAAGAAGAAGTCCATCGTGCACTTGCCCTAGATGCTGACATTATTGGTATAAACAACCGTAACCTGCGAGACTTAAGTACCGATTTAGCAACTACCGAAACACTTCGTGCGCTTATCCCTGGTAATAAAGTAGTGATTTCAGAATCTGGCATTTATACCCATGATGATGTGAAACGCTTACGTGGTCTATGCAATGGCTTTTTAGTGGGCAGTTCATTAATGGCCGAAGCCAACATCGACCTTGCATGCCGTCGCTTAATCTATGGTGACAATAAAGTCTGTGGCTTAACCCGGGTTGATGACGCGCACGCGGCCTTTGAGCGCGGTGCGGTATATGGTGGATTAATTTTTTATAAAAAATCCCCTCGTTATGTCGATTACGACTGCGCGCAAGCCATAGTGCAAAGTACCAGCTTAAAATTTGTTGGGGTGTTTGTGAATGCTGATTTACTCGATGTTGCCGAACACGCCGAACGATTGCAACTTGCAGCTGTTCAATTACACGGCCAAGAAGACATCGCTTATATCACAACTCTGCGCGAGCGTTTACCCGCAAGCTGCCAAATATGGAAAGCTATCAGCGTGAGTGATCACATTCCTGAATTGATCTCAGGCGTTGATCGGTATTTATTTGATACCCACAGCGACAACCAAGCCGGTGGTACAGGCAAAAAATTTGATTGGTCACTGCTCGCTGGGCAAAGCAACTTTATGCTCGCAGGTGGGATCAACGCACACAATATTAATGAAGCGCGCATAGTAGGCGCTTTAGGGCTCGATCTAAACTCAGGGGTAGAACTTAGCCCTGGTAAAAAATGTAAAGATAAAATCGCAACGCTGTTTGCAAATTTAAAGAATGAATGA
- the trpD gene encoding anthranilate phosphoribosyltransferase — protein MEQLIQQVIDQQDLSFTQAEQFFNAVMQGEINEIQLTAALVALKIKQETPDEIAGAAQAMRANAVPFTTSLPLTADSCGTGGDGSNTINISTTAAIVAAACGLNMVKHGNKSVSSNSGSADLLTALGINIAMTPEQASTCLSKTGFTFLFAPLYHSGVKHAMPVRNALKTRTIFNILGPLANPAAPQVQLLGVYDPALCMPLAQTLNTLGCRRAMVVHGAGTDEIALHGDTLVVELNNGEINEYSVSPADFDLEHFTLSELAGAGPESNAAASRAILNGQGTPAHNAAIIANVAALLYLSGLAQNFKEGANQVRQVLSSGVALATLNGIVEASHG, from the coding sequence ATGGAACAGCTCATTCAACAAGTAATTGATCAACAAGATTTAAGTTTTACTCAAGCAGAGCAATTTTTTAATGCGGTGATGCAAGGGGAAATTAATGAAATTCAACTAACCGCAGCCCTTGTTGCGCTTAAAATTAAACAAGAAACGCCCGATGAAATTGCCGGTGCAGCGCAGGCCATGCGCGCCAATGCGGTGCCTTTTACCACATCGTTACCACTGACAGCCGATAGCTGTGGCACCGGTGGCGATGGCTCAAATACCATAAATATTTCGACAACTGCCGCAATTGTTGCTGCCGCTTGTGGCCTTAATATGGTCAAACATGGCAATAAAAGCGTATCAAGTAATTCAGGTTCTGCCGATTTACTCACCGCACTTGGCATTAACATTGCGATGACACCCGAGCAAGCAAGCACTTGTTTAAGTAAAACCGGTTTCACCTTTTTATTCGCGCCGCTTTATCACAGTGGTGTTAAGCATGCGATGCCGGTGCGAAACGCACTTAAAACTCGCACCATTTTTAATATTCTGGGCCCTTTGGCCAATCCTGCGGCACCGCAAGTTCAGCTCTTAGGTGTGTACGATCCTGCTTTATGCATGCCGCTTGCTCAAACTTTAAATACCTTGGGTTGTCGTCGTGCCATGGTGGTTCACGGTGCAGGCACCGATGAAATTGCCTTACATGGTGATACCTTAGTGGTTGAACTTAACAATGGTGAAATAAACGAGTATTCGGTTTCTCCCGCTGATTTTGACTTAGAACACTTTACATTAAGCGAACTTGCAGGAGCAGGTCCCGAATCAAACGCAGCAGCAAGTCGCGCCATTTTAAATGGCCAAGGAACGCCCGCTCATAACGCGGCAATCATTGCTAATGTTGCTGCATTACTGTATTTATCAGGGCTGGCGCAAAACTTTAAAGAAGGTGCAAATCAAGTGCGCCAAGTACTATCTTCCGGTGTCGCCCTTGCGACATTAAATGGAATTGTTGAGGCAAGTCATGGCTAA